The Atribacterota bacterium genome contains the following window.
GGAAGGTTTTTCTGGGTCTGTTTTTTGACATGGTTCCACTTTGATGCATTTTTGCTGTTTAAAGGTTGAGGTAGAATCGCTTCAATAAAGATAATAATATTGTAACATTACAATATTGTATTTTTTGGGTAGCTATTTTATAATTCCGAAAGAGATGGGAGAAAGGCGTGTTGAACATTGAGCGTTTACAGAAGACGAGGAGTGCCGCTTTATTACCAGATTGAGGAGAATTTAAGAAAAACAATCGAAGATGGAAAGTGGAAAACGGGAGATTTTTTACCGACTGAAAAGGAACTCCAACAAACTTACAACGTAAGTCGTACAACCATAAGACAAGCCCTCGATTTACTGGTCAGGAAAGGAATGCTCATTCGAATTCCTGGTAAGGGAACCTTTGTTTCTAAAAACCGAATTATTCACTACGTTGGGACGATTACGAGTTTTACCGAGGAGATGCGGTCTCGGGGAATGGTTCCCGGAACAAAAATTCTGGAGTTTGCCAGAGTTTTTCCACCTCCGTCCGTTGCTCAGGATTTGGGAATTTCTGAAAATAGCCCGGTGATTGTTTTTAAGAGACTACGGTTTGCTAATGAGGAACCGGTTGCAATTAGTG
Protein-coding sequences here:
- a CDS encoding GntR family transcriptional regulator; this translates as MSVYRRRGVPLYYQIEENLRKTIEDGKWKTGDFLPTEKELQQTYNVSRTTIRQALDLLVRKGMLIRIPGKGTFVSKNRIIHYVGTITSFTEEMRSRGMVPGTKILEFARVFPPPSVAQDLGISENSPVIVFKRLRFANEEPVAISEIYLPEDLVPGFLGRGLDEESLYNFLEKRYGLLFRETYETVEATLITGKEAKLLEVVEGTPGLLVGRISYLQSGRAIERAYTLYRGDRFTYQTRLLGRELNK